The Candidatus Sphingomonas colombiensis genome contains the following window.
GGCGGGCACGGTGAGAAGAATGGGCCTCAGCATCGGCTCCGGCGCGAGTTGTACTGCGGCCGGGGTAAAGGAGAGGGGCTAAGGCACGGTTAACGCAGCCAACTGCGGCCGCTTGCCGCGCGCGCCCTCTTGCCCCACAAACTATGAGCGCCTTCTGCCGCGCCAATGTTGAGAGGATGACCGGGGATGCAGGACAAGCGCGCGCTTGGGATCTGGGCGGCGCTGGCGCTGGTCGTCGGCAATATGATCGGTTCGGGCATTTATCTTCTGCCCGCGACGCTCGCCCCGCTCGGTGCCAACGCGCTGATTGGCTGGGGCGTGACGATCGCGGGCGCGATGTGCCTCGCCTTCGTTTTCGCGCGGCTGGCCGTGGCGGTGCCGGCGGCGGGGGGCCCCTATGCTTTCGCCAATGCTGCTTTCGGCCCGACGATCGGTTTCGCGGTTGCGTGGAGCTACTGGGTGTTGGTGTGGGCCGGTAACGGGGCGGTGGCGGTGGCAGTGGTGAGCGCGCTGAGCGTGCCTTTCCCGGCGCTCGGCAGCGGATTGCCAGCGATCCTTGTCGCGCTGACGCTGATTTGGGGGCTGGTGGCGATCAACATCCACGGCGTCGGGCTTGCCGGCCGTGTGCAGATGGTGACGGCCGGGGTGAAGCTTGTGCCGCTCGCCGGCGTCGTGCTGCTCGCGGCCTGGCTGTTGTTACGCGATGGTAGCGGCGCGCTGGCCGCCAACCCGCCGGTACCCATCGGCGCGAACGCGGTGGCGGGGGCGGCAGCGCTCACCTTCTGGGGCTTTCTCGGCGTCGAGTCCGCGACGGTGCCGGCGGACAAGGTGGAAAACCCGACGCGGGTCGTGCCGCTGGTCACGCTGGCCGGCACCGCGCTTACCGGCGTGGTTTACTTCGCGGTCGCCGCCGCCATCGCGCTGATGATGCCAAGTGGGGAGATCGCCGCGTCGCCCGCGCCGGTCGCGGCGTTCCTCGGGCGCACTTTTGGTGAGGGAACGGGCGAACTGGTAGCGTTGTTCGCCGCGGTCAGCGCGTTCGGCGCGCTCAACGGCTTCATCCTGCTGCAAGGCGAAATGCCATGGGCGATGGCGCGCGGTGGTGTGTTTCCGGCGTGGTTTGGCAAGGAAAGCGCGAACGGCACCCCGGCGCGCGCGCATCTCGTGTCGGGCGTGCTGGTAACGTTGGTGATGGTGCTCAATTATACGGGCAAGACCGGCGACCTGTTCGCTGAGATCGCCTCGATCAGTCTGGCCGCCGGGATGCTGGCCTATTTCGCCAGTGCGCTGGCGGCGCTGAAGCTGCTGCGAGGCGATTTGCCAGCGAAGATCGCGGCGGTGATCTCGGCGGGGTTCGTCGCGTGGATGACCTACGGACTGGGGCTGAAGGCCGATTTTTGGGGGTTGGCACTGCTTGGGCTCGGCCTGCCCGTTTATTGGTGGGTGCGGCGTGGATAGGGATCGGACGGCCCGATCCACCGCGCGATCAGCGCCAGCGTGGCCGCCACCACTGCCGCCAGCGCGACGCTGAACGAGCCGATGCGCGGATAAAGTATCGCGCCGCTCACCGCCCCGGCGAGCAGCCCCAGCCATAACAAAGCATAAGCGAGCCAGCCGCCCGCCCCGTCGCCCATGAGCGCCGTCGCAATGCGCTGACCGAGCTTCACCAGCGTGCCTGTCATATAGGTGACGCCGACCGCCACCTCACCATCGCGCAGGAATACATTGTTCGCCGCGCCCATTGCCGCCGCCATCGCGAGCGCGGTCCAATTCCCCGCGACGAAACGATCGAGCGCCGCCGCTACCGCCAGCAGCATGGCGGTCAGCGACAGCACCGCCGCCTTGCGCGCCGTGCCCGTCGCCGCCGCGACCAGCGCCCCCCCGGTGACGCCCGCCACGAACGCGACGATCAGCGCTGCCGCGATAGCCGCCACCGCCGTCTCACCGGCCAGCCCCACCGCCATTCGCGTGGTGTTGCCGCTCATGAACGAGACGAAAAGGCCGCCGAGCTTCATGAAGCCGATTGCATCTACATAGCCCGCCAGTGCCGCCAGCGCGGCGGCGAGCATCTGGCGACGGCGGTCATAGCGGAACACCGTCAGATCGGCAGAAAGCGCCCGACGAGCGAGCGATCACGCAATATCTCATGCGCTGCATTGTGGCCCGGCGCGCCGGTGACGCCGCCACCGGGATGCGTGCCCGATCCGCACATGTAGAGCCCCTTCACTGGCGAGCGATAATCGCCATGGCCGAGCACCGGGCGCGCCGCCCACAGCTGATCGAGGCTCATATGGCCGTGGAAGATGTCGCCCCCGATCAGCCCGAACTTGCGCTCCAGATCGAGCGGGGAGTGAATCTGCCGCGCGATCACGCTCGCTTTGAAGTTGGGCGCATGATCGTTGACCGTATCGATGATCAGGTCCGCCACTTCTTCGCGCACATCGTCCCATGAACGGCCTTCCGACAGCACCGGCGAGAATTGCTGGCAGAACAGGCTGGCGACATGCTGGCCCGGCGGGGCGAGGCTGTCGTCGACCGTGCTCGGAATCTTCATCTCGACGATCGGCTTCTTCGACCAGCCGAATTTCTTCGCATCGTCGAACGCCTGGTCCATATAATCCATGCCCGGCGCGATGATGATGCCGGCGGTGTGATGCTCGGCCTTGTCCTTGCCCGGCAGCGTGGTGAAATCGGGCAGCTCGGACAGCGCCACGTTCATGCGGAACGTGCCCGAGCCGAGCTTGTAATTGTCGATCCGCCGCCGGAAATCGGCCGGCAGCTCGCTCGCCTCGACCATGCCGCGATAGAGCACAGCCGGGCCGACATTCGCCGCGACGATGTTCGCCGCAATCTCCTCGCCGCTTTCCAGCCGCACGCCGGCGGCCTTGCCATTATTGGTCAGCACGCGATCGACCGGGGCTTCGAGCGTGATCTCGACGCCAGCTTCCTCGCACGCCCGCGCCATCGCCTGCGTGATCGCGCCCATCCCGCCGACCGAATGGCCCCATGCGCCGAGCTTGCCGTTAACCTCGCCGAAGACGTGGTGGAGCAGTACATAAGCCGATCCGGGGGTGGAGACGCCGGCGAAATTGCCGACCACCGCGTCGAAACCGAATGCGGTCTTGACGTGATCGTCCTCGAACCATCCATCAAGGAAATCGCGCGCCGATTTGGTGAACACGTCGAGCAGGTCGCGCTGCGCCTCGATCCCCATCTTGGCGAGCGGCCAGCCTTGCGTCGCGCCGGACATCAGCGCGCGCAGGCCACCGCCGACATTCGGCGGCACCTTGAGCGAGATATCGCGCAGCACCTGCGCCACCTTTTCCAGCGCGGCGTCATAATGCGGATAGGCGTCCGCATCCTTCTGATTGAAGCGCGCGAATTCCGCCTGTGTCCGCGCGGTGCCGCCGCCGAGCTTCAGATAGGTGTTCTCAAACGGGAAGAAGTTGCTGATCGTCCGTTCGATGATGCGATAGCCGTGATCGTGCAGCTTCATGTCCGCGATCACCTTGGGGCGGAGCAGGCTGACGGTGTAGCTCGCGGTCGAATTGCGGAAGCCGGGGTGGAATTCCTCCGTCACCGCCGCCCCGCCGACGATATCCCGCCGCTCCAGCACGCGCACCTTGAGGCCCGCGCGGGCGAGATAGAAAGCGCAGACCAGGCCGTTATGCCCGCCGCCGATGATGATCGCGTCGTATTTCTTCGTCATGCCCGTCCCCTAAATCTTGTCGTCCCTCAAGCCGCGCGCGGCCGGCGTGACCATCCCGCAGCAGGCGCGCGATGCAGCCGCGCTTCGGGTATGCGATCCCTGATCTTTCCCGCGAAGCTGCGCAGGCACACCTCGCTCGCGCCGATCGGCCCGACCGTATAGCTTTGCGAGGCCATGCCCTGCTGGACGCGCTCGATCAGCCAGGTGTCCTCCGCGTTGACGACGCGGTTGATCCGCCAATTGGCATAACGCACCAGCTTCATCTCGCGCCGATCATCGGGCAGCGCGAAGCACATCTCGCGCAATACGCATGTCGTCGGCGACGTCGGCAGCCATTGCATGAAATCGATCTGATCGGCGTAGATGTCGAACGCCATGTTCGGCCACAGCTTGTAATAGAGCCACAGCCGCTGATTCTGTTCCGGCAAGTGATCCACGCGCGGCAGATGCTTCTGGTAGAAGCGTTCCCACACATTGTCCGACGGGCGATCGACGAGCTGGCCCGACATCTTGTCGACCCAGCCGGCCGCCTCGATCGCATAGCTTTTGCCGAACAGCCGTGTCAGCCCGTCATGCGCGACGGGGATGTGAAGATTGTCGGAATAATTGTCGCCGACGTTCTTCCAGTTCACCGCGCGCTCACGCAGCCGCACGTCGCTGATCTGGCGCATGTCCTCGAAGCGATAGGGGGCGACCTCCGCGTCATAGGGCGCCATCATCTCCGCCACGGAAGGCCCGCCATCATCTTCCAGCCGGACGAAGACGAAGCCGCGCCAGGTCGATACCTCGATCGGCACCAGCCCATTGTCCTCCAGCTTCAGCGCGGGATAATCGCGTTTCATCGGCACGCCCGAAAGCCGCCCGTCGAGTTCATAGGTCCAGGCGTGATACGGGCAGACCAATTTCTTCGCGCAGCCGGAATCGCCCTCCAGAATCCGCATCGCGCGATGCCGGCAGACGTTGTGGAACGCGCGGATCGCGCCGTCCTCGCCGCGCACCACCGCCACCTGCTCGCCGAGATAGGCGATAGTGCGCCAGCCGCCGGGCTGTGCGAGATCGCTTTCGTGGCACACGATCTGCCACGATGGGCGGATCACCCGCGCCATCTCCACGTCGAAGAATTCCGCGTCGGTATAGATCCAGCCCGGCAGCGAGAAATCCGCATCGGGATCGACAAGGGGCTGGGCGAGGGTGGCCATGCGCGCGACTCCGGTTGCTTGCTATACGATCGTATAATAAGAAAGTGGCGCGGACAATCCCTGTCCGTGATAGCGACGCGATGTGACCAAAGCCGCCTTCACCCGCACCGATGCCGATGAACGCCGCAAGCTGCTGATCGCGGCGGCGACGCGGGTGCTGGCGCGCGAGGGCGCGAGCGGCGCGTCGGTGCGTGCGATCGCGCTGGAGGCCGGGGTGTCGCCCGGCCTTGTCACGCATCATTTCGGCGGGGTGGATGCGCTGATCGCCGCCACCTATGCGCAGGTCGGGGCGGAGGTGACGGCGGCGCTGGACGCGGCGGTGGCGGCGGCGGCCGACGATCCGCGCGCGCGACTGTCGGCCTATGTCGCGGCGAGCTTTGCTCCACCGATCGCGGATCGCGCCTTGCTCGCGA
Protein-coding sequences here:
- a CDS encoding amino acid permease; this translates as MQDKRALGIWAALALVVGNMIGSGIYLLPATLAPLGANALIGWGVTIAGAMCLAFVFARLAVAVPAAGGPYAFANAAFGPTIGFAVAWSYWVLVWAGNGAVAVAVVSALSVPFPALGSGLPAILVALTLIWGLVAINIHGVGLAGRVQMVTAGVKLVPLAGVVLLAAWLLLRDGSGALAANPPVPIGANAVAGAAALTFWGFLGVESATVPADKVENPTRVVPLVTLAGTALTGVVYFAVAAAIALMMPSGEIAASPAPVAAFLGRTFGEGTGELVALFAAVSAFGALNGFILLQGEMPWAMARGGVFPAWFGKESANGTPARAHLVSGVLVTLVMVLNYTGKTGDLFAEIASISLAAGMLAYFASALAALKLLRGDLPAKIAAVISAGFVAWMTYGLGLKADFWGLALLGLGLPVYWWVRRG
- a CDS encoding DUF1275 family protein, with product MFRYDRRRQMLAAALAALAGYVDAIGFMKLGGLFVSFMSGNTTRMAVGLAGETAVAAIAAALIVAFVAGVTGGALVAAATGTARKAAVLSLTAMLLAVAAALDRFVAGNWTALAMAAAMGAANNVFLRDGEVAVGVTYMTGTLVKLGQRIATALMGDGAGGWLAYALLWLGLLAGAVSGAILYPRIGSFSVALAAVVAATLALIARWIGPSDPYPRRTHQ
- a CDS encoding NAD(P)/FAD-dependent oxidoreductase: MTKKYDAIIIGGGHNGLVCAFYLARAGLKVRVLERRDIVGGAAVTEEFHPGFRNSTASYTVSLLRPKVIADMKLHDHGYRIIERTISNFFPFENTYLKLGGGTARTQAEFARFNQKDADAYPHYDAALEKVAQVLRDISLKVPPNVGGGLRALMSGATQGWPLAKMGIEAQRDLLDVFTKSARDFLDGWFEDDHVKTAFGFDAVVGNFAGVSTPGSAYVLLHHVFGEVNGKLGAWGHSVGGMGAITQAMARACEEAGVEITLEAPVDRVLTNNGKAAGVRLESGEEIAANIVAANVGPAVLYRGMVEASELPADFRRRIDNYKLGSGTFRMNVALSELPDFTTLPGKDKAEHHTAGIIIAPGMDYMDQAFDDAKKFGWSKKPIVEMKIPSTVDDSLAPPGQHVASLFCQQFSPVLSEGRSWDDVREEVADLIIDTVNDHAPNFKASVIARQIHSPLDLERKFGLIGGDIFHGHMSLDQLWAARPVLGHGDYRSPVKGLYMCGSGTHPGGGVTGAPGHNAAHEILRDRSLVGRFLPI
- a CDS encoding aromatic ring-hydroxylating dioxygenase subunit alpha: MATLAQPLVDPDADFSLPGWIYTDAEFFDVEMARVIRPSWQIVCHESDLAQPGGWRTIAYLGEQVAVVRGEDGAIRAFHNVCRHRAMRILEGDSGCAKKLVCPYHAWTYELDGRLSGVPMKRDYPALKLEDNGLVPIEVSTWRGFVFVRLEDDGGPSVAEMMAPYDAEVAPYRFEDMRQISDVRLRERAVNWKNVGDNYSDNLHIPVAHDGLTRLFGKSYAIEAAGWVDKMSGQLVDRPSDNVWERFYQKHLPRVDHLPEQNQRLWLYYKLWPNMAFDIYADQIDFMQWLPTSPTTCVLREMCFALPDDRREMKLVRYANWRINRVVNAEDTWLIERVQQGMASQSYTVGPIGASEVCLRSFAGKIRDRIPEARLHRAPAAGWSRRPRAA
- a CDS encoding TetR family transcriptional regulator C-terminal domain-containing protein, with amino-acid sequence MTKAAFTRTDADERRKLLIAAATRVLAREGASGASVRAIALEAGVSPGLVTHHFGGVDALIAATYAQVGAEVTAALDAAVAAAADDPRARLSAYVAASFAPPIADRALLATWVAFWSLVIARDDVARLHDEQYAHFRAGLERLLADCGIAAAECRRAAIAITALVDGLWLELCLSPDVLDAGEAQAIAEMQIAALLRMG